The Elaeis guineensis isolate ETL-2024a chromosome 13, EG11, whole genome shotgun sequence genome includes a region encoding these proteins:
- the LOC140853293 gene encoding EPIDERMAL PATTERNING FACTOR-like protein 2, giving the protein MAGLSMVLINAFNTGSTAFLFQISICTSTPRAIIFLILLALSLSLPPTPHLLKTQLSLFSYNSLSSTFFSLIHSSLMGIHPCIARTPREEHLFLSILLLLIFTPARYLAQGRPLFHLMEVIEEEKGQEMAMVGALIGSRPPSCERRCLSCGHCEPVQVPAVPQDKNGIGYSSRAITSRGDDSSNYKPLSWKCKCGHRILNP; this is encoded by the exons ATGGCAGGGCTTTCTATGGTACTTATAAATGCATTCAACACTGGCTCCACAGCATTCCTTTTCCAGATATCTATTTGCACTAGTACGCCAAGAGCAATCATCTTTCTAATCTTgctggctctctctctctctctccccccaacACCGCACTTATTGAAGACTCAGCTTTCACTCTTTTCATATAACTCTCTTTCCTCTACGTTTTTTTCACTCATCCACTCGTCTCTAATGGGAATTCATCCATGCATCGCTAGAACGCCGAGAGAAGAACATCTTTTTTTGTCAATATTACTCCTACTGATCTTCACTCCGGCCAGATACTTAGCTCAAG GTAGGCCATTGTTTCATCTTATGGAGGTCATTGAG GAGGAAAAAGGACAGGAGATGGCGATGGTGGGAGCCCTGATTGGATCGAGGCCACCAAGCTGTGAGAGGAGGTGTCTCTCGTGTGGCCATTGTGAACCAGTTCAAGTGCCTGCAGTACCACAGGACAAGAATGGCATTGGGTATTCCTCCAGAGCAATCACTTCGAGAGGTGACGACAGCTCCAACTACAAGCCTTTGAGCTGGAAATGCAAGTGTGGACACAGGATCCTTAATCCATGA